From the Butyrivibrio fibrisolvens genome, one window contains:
- a CDS encoding glycosyltransferase family A protein: MNGISILLKWPSGKKFDIPAYQKSLKLVCDIPQITDVVDNLEDDTHPDNDLLIIDPDIILEPSNLLRLQNILYSSYFIGAVQPQTSYVMRSLECEPTNKLFAECAEYAGFLGMSEEDCLTDVRFFHDYCVLVRGSLRKKLFGTATGICTKLQSGLYQGADLALSIQRFGYTCVTSKNCFFFREKSTFAKSSDSLTKLRHDECLFRKLGRKIKSERLTVAIPTCNHAFYLERILNHLSIQTCSDFDIVIQDDNSNTSMADVIERYDIGFRRRISLYRNPFNIGMDSNYGLALSNVTTNLVWIVSDEDMIKKDAVESIYKAAFSFPDSGILYFPVNINYQNLKLLPMQTFGSLKHFIRFFNTMQSERDEQIGDSLMYLSDKVFRIPVLLNRMNSFYKYTYSEIPTTSLLLKGLDSGIPCSLIPKNLIAESDMLKRDLDLYDIINRMRIINELDMNITSKQRSDLFAMLYPHYQKAMRQYMTSDYNPDDHYLETIFITIYRYILPETSKQIVNNVIDMCSTKDGFKKYMKDLLH, from the coding sequence ATGAATGGCATCTCGATTCTTCTCAAGTGGCCAAGCGGCAAAAAATTTGATATTCCGGCATACCAAAAATCTCTGAAACTCGTCTGCGATATCCCGCAGATTACTGATGTTGTTGATAATCTTGAAGATGATACTCATCCTGACAATGATCTGCTTATCATTGATCCGGATATTATTCTTGAGCCTTCAAATCTTCTAAGACTTCAAAACATTTTATATTCATCATATTTCATAGGAGCAGTTCAGCCTCAGACAAGCTACGTAATGAGGTCTCTTGAATGCGAGCCCACTAATAAGTTATTCGCAGAATGCGCAGAATACGCAGGTTTTCTCGGAATGTCAGAAGAAGACTGTCTGACAGATGTTCGTTTTTTCCATGATTACTGTGTTCTTGTTAGAGGATCACTTCGAAAGAAGCTCTTCGGAACAGCAACAGGTATCTGTACAAAACTCCAGTCCGGTCTATATCAGGGGGCAGATCTTGCTCTTTCTATCCAGCGTTTTGGCTACACCTGTGTCACCAGCAAGAACTGTTTTTTCTTCAGAGAAAAAAGCACCTTTGCCAAGAGCTCTGATTCACTGACTAAGCTAAGACATGATGAATGCCTATTTAGAAAACTAGGACGAAAGATTAAAAGTGAGCGTCTTACAGTTGCTATACCTACCTGCAACCACGCCTTCTACCTTGAACGAATTCTTAATCATCTAAGTATTCAGACATGTTCTGATTTTGATATTGTTATACAAGATGATAATTCGAACACCTCAATGGCTGATGTCATCGAACGCTATGATATTGGGTTCAGACGTCGTATTTCTTTGTATAGGAATCCATTTAATATAGGTATGGATTCCAACTATGGTCTTGCACTTTCCAATGTAACTACAAATCTTGTGTGGATAGTATCTGATGAAGATATGATCAAAAAGGATGCTGTAGAGTCCATATATAAAGCGGCATTCTCTTTTCCTGACAGTGGCATATTGTACTTCCCTGTCAATATCAATTATCAGAACTTAAAGCTTCTTCCAATGCAGACTTTCGGTTCACTAAAGCATTTCATAAGATTTTTTAATACAATGCAAAGTGAAAGAGATGAACAGATCGGGGATAGCCTTATGTATCTGTCTGATAAGGTATTCAGGATTCCGGTGCTGCTTAATCGCATGAATAGTTTCTATAAATATACATACTCAGAGATACCTACAACATCGCTTCTTCTCAAAGGGCTTGATAGCGGTATTCCATGCTCACTTATACCTAAGAATCTTATAGCTGAAAGCGATATGCTAAAAAGAGATTTAGATCTATACGATATAATTAATAGAATGCGTATTATAAATGAGCTTGATATGAATATTACTTCCAAACAACGCTCAGACCTTTTTGCAATGCTATATCCACATTATCAGAAAGCTATGCGACAGTATATGACTTCTGATTACAATCCTGATGATCACTACCTTGAGACCATCTTCATAACGATCTACAGATATATCCTTCCAGAGACAAGTAAACAGATAGTCAATAATGTTATAGACATGTGCTCAACCAAAGACGGATTCAAGAAATACATGAAGGACTTATTGCATTAA
- a CDS encoding DUF6715 family protein codes for MRFDMAKKGNSIWNNRFVQGLIMLLLGAAVAWAILTRFTSVLTTVPEEKVGKQSEVQTLATMNLDNSYPGTVDGVVTLFARITRALYNEEYSDKELEKLCTKRYELMDSELQEAQGSMDSYLASMKAEVKSKKDQGITISNYFIDNFDASNDIYTIDGDPYQYAKVNCRFVMRKDSVADTYNYLFTMRKDNESGKNWKVLGWEITLEDESTDPVTAICNRNLENDYPKDPGDVVEYFAYITTALYNESYSDSEFKKMSYQRAYLYDDDLLANQTDVEAQLKQEVLSKKDAGVVVAAYVVDEDYDFKYKYVGNDYCASGNCMFSMRGTSERQILTYQFVLTLDADGRWKIYGWDIVEGD; via the coding sequence ATGAGGTTCGATATGGCCAAAAAAGGTAATAGCATTTGGAACAATCGTTTTGTTCAGGGACTTATAATGCTCCTATTGGGAGCTGCAGTTGCATGGGCTATACTCACCAGATTTACATCAGTCCTTACTACTGTGCCAGAAGAGAAAGTCGGAAAGCAAAGCGAAGTTCAGACTCTGGCTACTATGAATCTGGATAATTCCTATCCGGGCACAGTGGACGGGGTTGTGACTTTATTTGCCAGGATCACTAGGGCTTTATATAACGAGGAATACAGCGACAAAGAACTTGAGAAACTTTGCACCAAAAGATATGAACTTATGGATTCAGAGCTTCAGGAAGCGCAGGGGTCTATGGATAGTTATCTTGCTTCCATGAAGGCTGAAGTTAAGTCTAAGAAAGATCAAGGGATAACCATATCTAACTATTTTATTGATAACTTCGATGCAAGTAATGATATATATACAATAGATGGAGATCCTTATCAGTATGCCAAGGTCAATTGCCGTTTTGTTATGAGGAAAGACAGCGTAGCAGATACCTACAATTATCTTTTTACTATGAGAAAAGATAATGAATCAGGCAAGAACTGGAAGGTTCTAGGATGGGAGATAACGCTTGAGGATGAATCGACTGATCCTGTAACAGCTATATGCAACAGGAACCTTGAAAACGATTATCCAAAGGATCCCGGAGATGTTGTTGAATATTTTGCATATATAACAACAGCGCTCTATAATGAGAGCTACAGCGATTCGGAATTTAAGAAGATGAGCTATCAAAGAGCATACCTGTATGATGATGATCTTCTGGCCAATCAGACAGATGTTGAAGCACAGCTTAAGCAGGAAGTTCTATCCAAAAAGGATGCAGGAGTTGTGGTAGCGGCATATGTTGTTGATGAAGATTATGACTTTAAATACAAATATGTCGGTAATGACTACTGTGCTTCGGGTAATTGCATGTTCTCTATGAGAGGTACTAGTGAACGACAGATCCTGACATATCAGTTTGTCCTTACTTTAGATGCTGATGGCAGGTGGAAGATATATGGCTGGGATATAGTAGAGGGAGATTGA
- a CDS encoding ribonuclease Z — MIDLCLLGTGGMMPLPYRYLTSLMVRYNGYSILVDCGEGTQIALRKAGWSPNPISMICFTHYHADHISGLPGMLLTMGNAERKEPLHMVGPKGLEKVVNSLRVIAPELPFPIVFHELTGSEEKLTLEGMPDFEITAFKVNHNVICYGYDFKLSRKGRFNVDNANALEIPRQYWSRLQNGENIVLEDGRSFTPDMVLGNARTGIHFTYVTDSRPTDSIVSHAKDADLFICEGMYGEPDKIQKARDKKHMTFYEAADMARKAGVKEMWLTHYSPSLNNPKDYLNDTKKIFKNTVAAKDGRMVTLVFPEE, encoded by the coding sequence ATGATAGATTTATGCCTACTTGGAACCGGCGGAATGATGCCTCTTCCATACAGATATCTGACGTCCCTTATGGTACGTTATAACGGATACAGTATACTTGTAGACTGCGGAGAAGGAACACAGATAGCTTTAAGAAAAGCAGGATGGAGCCCCAATCCTATAAGCATGATATGTTTCACCCATTATCATGCAGATCATATTTCGGGTCTTCCCGGAATGCTCCTTACAATGGGCAATGCAGAACGTAAAGAGCCTCTTCATATGGTGGGGCCCAAAGGACTTGAGAAAGTAGTTAACAGTTTGCGTGTCATAGCTCCTGAGCTTCCTTTTCCTATTGTATTTCATGAGCTGACAGGATCTGAAGAGAAGCTGACTTTAGAAGGTATGCCTGATTTTGAGATCACTGCATTCAAGGTTAATCATAATGTCATATGTTATGGATATGATTTTAAGCTGTCCCGTAAAGGCCGCTTTAATGTTGATAATGCCAATGCTCTTGAGATTCCAAGGCAGTATTGGAGCAGACTTCAAAATGGTGAAAATATAGTCCTTGAAGATGGAAGGAGCTTTACTCCTGATATGGTACTTGGTAATGCCCGTACAGGTATTCATTTTACCTATGTTACAGATTCAAGACCTACCGACAGCATAGTAAGTCATGCCAAGGATGCGGATCTGTTCATATGCGAAGGAATGTATGGTGAGCCTGATAAGATTCAAAAGGCCAGAGACAAGAAGCATATGACCTTCTATGAAGCGGCTGACATGGCAAGGAAAGCCGGAGTTAAAGAAATGTGGCTGACACACTACAGTCCTTCACTTAATAATCCGAAAGATTATTTAAATGATACAAAGAAGATATTCAAAAATACTGTTGCTGCCAAAGATGGAAGAATGGTAACACTTGTTTTTCCTGAAGAATAA
- the ispD gene encoding 2-C-methyl-D-erythritol 4-phosphate cytidylyltransferase, translated as MAENIKTAAIVLAAGSGSRMHSDIKKQYMEINKRPLIYYALKAFEDSFTDEIVLVVSPGDIDYCKTEIVDKYGFTKVKRIVEGGKERYDSVRLGLHGVSNDTDYVMIHDGARPFVTEDIMRRSIDAAIEHRACVVGMPVKDTIKISDSDGFAADTPDRKLLWMVQTPQTFDYKLILSLYDQLELRKEEIKEKGISITDDAMVVETFSDIKVKLVEGSYNNIKITTPEDIGFAEAILG; from the coding sequence ATGGCAGAGAATATTAAAACAGCAGCGATAGTCCTTGCAGCAGGAAGCGGCTCAAGGATGCATAGTGATATCAAGAAGCAGTATATGGAGATAAACAAAAGGCCTCTTATTTACTACGCCTTAAAAGCATTTGAAGATAGCTTCACAGACGAAATAGTCCTTGTGGTATCTCCAGGAGATATAGATTATTGCAAGACTGAGATCGTAGATAAATATGGTTTTACCAAAGTAAAAAGAATCGTGGAAGGCGGCAAAGAGCGCTACGATTCAGTAAGACTTGGCCTTCACGGTGTATCAAACGATACTGACTATGTGATGATACATGACGGCGCAAGACCATTTGTTACAGAGGATATAATGCGCAGATCTATAGATGCAGCTATAGAACATAGAGCCTGCGTTGTAGGAATGCCTGTCAAGGATACCATCAAAATTTCTGACAGTGACGGATTTGCAGCAGATACTCCGGACAGAAAGCTGTTATGGATGGTTCAGACCCCCCAGACATTTGATTATAAACTTATCCTAAGCCTTTATGATCAGCTGGAACTTCGCAAGGAAGAGATCAAAGAAAAAGGCATAAGCATTACAGATGATGCCATGGTCGTAGAAACATTCTCCGATATAAAGGTCAAGCTTGTAGAAGGCTCATATAACAATATCAAGATTACAACTCCGGAAGATATTGGCTTTGCAGAAGCTATTCTTGGCTAA
- the tsaD gene encoding tRNA (adenosine(37)-N6)-threonylcarbamoyltransferase complex transferase subunit TsaD has product MIIDKKTEDDGVIMMSIKSEEGSNLSQTDSKDKNTDSEKDHVTILAIESSCDETAAAVVRDGREVLSNIISSQIALHTVYGGVVPEIASRKHVEKINYCVREALSQADLTLEDIDAIAVTYGPGLVGALLVGVSEAKALSFATGIPLIGVHHIEGHISANYIENKDLEPPFVCLVVSGGHSHLVVVKDYGVYDIIGQTRDDAAGEAFDKVARAIGLGYPGGPKIDKAARDGDENAISFPTAKIADAEYDFSFSGLKSAVLNYINIKRMQGEDFNKNDLAASFQKAVVDVLTEHAIRAVKQYGYDKLAIAGGVASNSALRQSLEKACKDNNIRFYRPSPVLCTDNAAMIGAAGYYEYMKGERADLSLNAVPNLPLGDRERRFHGRSSQK; this is encoded by the coding sequence ATGATCATTGATAAGAAAACAGAAGATGACGGCGTCATAATGATGTCAATAAAAAGTGAGGAGGGTTCAAATCTCTCACAGACAGATAGTAAAGATAAAAACACAGATAGTGAAAAAGATCACGTGACTATACTTGCTATCGAAAGCAGCTGTGACGAAACTGCTGCTGCAGTAGTAAGAGACGGAAGAGAAGTTCTGTCTAACATTATCTCTTCTCAGATTGCTCTTCATACAGTATATGGCGGTGTTGTTCCGGAGATAGCATCTAGAAAGCATGTAGAGAAAATAAATTATTGCGTAAGAGAAGCTCTTAGTCAGGCTGATCTTACATTAGAAGATATAGATGCCATTGCAGTTACATATGGCCCGGGACTTGTAGGTGCACTTCTTGTAGGTGTATCAGAAGCTAAGGCCCTTAGCTTTGCAACGGGCATTCCGCTTATAGGAGTCCATCATATCGAAGGGCATATAAGTGCTAACTATATTGAAAATAAAGACTTGGAACCTCCATTTGTGTGCCTTGTGGTATCCGGAGGACATTCACATCTTGTTGTAGTCAAGGACTACGGAGTATATGACATAATAGGTCAGACAAGAGATGATGCAGCCGGAGAAGCTTTTGACAAGGTAGCAAGAGCAATAGGACTTGGATATCCCGGCGGACCTAAGATAGATAAGGCAGCAAGAGATGGCGATGAGAACGCCATATCTTTTCCTACAGCCAAGATTGCTGATGCAGAGTATGACTTTAGCTTTAGCGGTCTTAAATCCGCTGTTCTTAACTATATCAATATCAAAAGAATGCAGGGAGAAGACTTTAACAAAAATGATCTTGCAGCTTCTTTCCAGAAAGCTGTAGTAGATGTACTTACAGAGCACGCTATAAGAGCTGTCAAACAGTACGGCTATGATAAACTGGCTATTGCCGGAGGTGTTGCTTCTAACTCAGCACTAAGGCAGAGCCTTGAAAAAGCCTGCAAGGACAATAATATAAGATTCTACAGACCATCACCTGTTCTGTGTACAGACAATGCTGCTATGATAGGTGCAGCAGGATACTATGAATATATGAAAGGTGAAAGGGCTGACCTTTCGTTAAATGCAGTACCTAATCTTCCCCTTGGAGACAGGGAGAGAAGATTCCATGGACGAAGCTCCCAAAAATAA